Proteins found in one Methanofollis fontis genomic segment:
- a CDS encoding restriction endonuclease encodes MGIMGGFFRRKNTQNKEDIREYPLQEDFSHSDRNDVEDSCLNNGETIGINYNSSGMNNTDENIEAYVSRYLSNAPEFFLDNIIYLSELQSCDELKIIYDMNDWSDLDRVEGHIFNLINESNDDLKATSDPEDKENIRGMISIWESYLKFINDSKKFKKVFDKNGYIITFPQYFSIFLDCINKKKAILQKEDDDQLDECFGDCFEPYMIIWKNKLGPNPTISQILKEIYCTSFPDLDDEGSEFPPSICRFLLRKFGYDCSVDEIRSMLSDIEEEVEIDNFEANLENEFNIEDIPVQKAQKIDISDLDGYQFERTLCDVFEQLGYTAVLTSKSRDQGADLVISQDGTKAVVQAKYYEGKVSNAAIQEVVASKAYYGADDAMVVTTGSFTSSALELAEANDVVLWDGERLSQVLSDLNEVIDPDIDVENRSEYCCPFCDVMFLVDAESLVDNNVIIECPRCDNDIFFEDGVIISEDDIRAYMDSSVEIVSDYLHEVCDFSVVKLDAIVGLILDLLERSENFNDKHLYAVVYKALSNLGMTYDYSVVKELVNSVEGNNRISLKDFSERSHESLRVSVDSDVDEIGFFAHCPACGGSVEINVERNDSPQKVELTCPHCGVLWSSTVTLSQNPWKGGEDE; translated from the coding sequence ATGGGCATAATGGGCGGATTTTTTCGAAGGAAGAACACTCAAAATAAGGAAGATATAAGGGAATATCCTCTTCAGGAGGATTTTTCTCATAGTGATCGGAATGATGTAGAAGACAGTTGTCTTAATAATGGAGAAACAATTGGAATAAACTACAATTCGTCTGGCATGAATAATACCGATGAAAATATTGAGGCGTATGTATCCAGGTATTTGTCGAATGCACCTGAGTTTTTTTTGGACAATATCATCTATTTATCAGAATTACAATCTTGTGACGAATTAAAAATAATTTATGATATGAATGATTGGTCTGATCTTGATCGTGTAGAGGGGCATATATTCAATCTTATAAATGAATCTAATGATGATCTGAAGGCTACTAGTGATCCTGAAGATAAGGAAAACATAAGAGGAATGATTTCAATATGGGAATCTTATCTTAAGTTCATAAATGATTCAAAGAAATTTAAGAAAGTGTTTGACAAAAATGGATATATTATCACGTTTCCACAGTATTTTTCTATATTTTTAGATTGTATTAACAAGAAGAAAGCAATATTGCAAAAAGAAGACGATGATCAGTTAGATGAATGTTTTGGGGATTGTTTTGAGCCTTATATGATCATATGGAAGAACAAATTGGGGCCCAATCCAACCATCTCTCAAATCCTTAAGGAAATATATTGTACTTCTTTCCCAGATCTAGACGACGAGGGTTCTGAATTTCCCCCAAGTATATGCCGATTCTTACTCAGAAAATTTGGTTATGACTGTAGTGTCGATGAAATTAGGTCCATGCTGTCTGATATTGAGGAAGAAGTAGAGATAGATAATTTTGAGGCCAATTTGGAGAACGAGTTTAACATTGAAGATATTCCTGTGCAGAAAGCACAGAAAATCGATATTTCAGATTTGGATGGGTATCAGTTTGAGAGAACGTTGTGTGATGTTTTTGAACAACTTGGCTATACTGCGGTTTTGACATCCAAATCTCGTGATCAGGGTGCGGATCTGGTAATTAGCCAGGATGGTACGAAAGCCGTTGTCCAAGCCAAGTATTATGAAGGAAAGGTTTCGAATGCAGCAATTCAGGAGGTAGTTGCTTCAAAGGCTTACTATGGCGCTGATGATGCAATGGTAGTCACCACAGGATCATTCACAAGTAGTGCTCTAGAGTTGGCCGAAGCGAATGATGTTGTCCTGTGGGACGGGGAAAGATTATCTCAAGTCTTATCTGATCTGAATGAAGTCATTGATCCAGATATTGACGTGGAAAATCGTTCCGAGTACTGCTGTCCATTCTGCGATGTGATGTTTCTTGTTGATGCTGAGTCTCTGGTGGATAATAATGTTATAATCGAATGTCCTCGTTGCGATAATGATATTTTTTTCGAAGATGGTGTAATTATTTCCGAGGATGACATCAGAGCGTACATGGATTCTTCTGTTGAGATAGTTTCAGATTATCTACACGAGGTTTGTGATTTTTCCGTTGTTAAATTAGATGCAATTGTTGGATTGATTCTAGATTTGCTGGAAAGAAGCGAAAATTTTAACGATAAACATTTGTACGCCGTGGTCTATAAGGCTCTTAGCAACCTGGGCATGACATATGATTATTCTGTTGTTAAAGAACTTGTAAATTCGGTAGAGGGTAATAATAGAATCAGCTTGAAGGACTTCTCTGAGCGATCTCACGAATCTCTGAGGGTTTCTGTTGATAGTGATGTGGATGAGATTGGCTTTTTTGCGCATTGTCCTGCTTGTGGTGGATCTGTGGAAATAAACGTTGAGCGCAATGATAGTCCGCAAAAGGTTGAGTTAACTTGTCCCCACTGTGGTGTTTTGTGGTCTTCCACGGTGACTCTAAGTCAGAATCCTTGGAAAGGGGGCGAGGACGAATGA
- a CDS encoding integrase yields the protein MRVIKRPGDFRYLTLKDKESRGIRNFMNYFEDSEFEEIIGFSIDKWRKYLKIKSSGVVEVYVSDEEILDAFLACPDELKPVFKLLVYSGSRFSHIYGMLKGFDTQNVIVENGVAHYPTSGLSKGAKKTFHVYFPSSFLPELENVSELKSEDYILRMIKHGRVSAKTIRKWHLNFMIGHGVQESVADFIQGRAAVTVGSAHYLNKVKQATDSYGSLILEYVV from the coding sequence ATGCGCGTCATAAAAAGACCCGGTGATTTTCGATATTTGACTTTGAAAGATAAGGAATCCCGAGGGATAAGAAATTTCATGAATTATTTCGAGGATTCTGAGTTTGAAGAAATCATTGGCTTTTCAATTGACAAATGGCGGAAATATTTAAAGATTAAATCTTCTGGCGTTGTGGAAGTGTATGTTTCTGATGAAGAGATTCTAGATGCCTTTCTTGCATGTCCTGATGAGTTAAAGCCTGTCTTTAAGTTGCTCGTATATTCTGGAAGTCGTTTTTCCCATATTTATGGTATGCTGAAGGGCTTTGATACGCAAAATGTCATCGTTGAAAATGGTGTGGCCCATTATCCTACATCTGGACTCTCAAAGGGAGCAAAAAAAACATTTCATGTTTACTTTCCTTCATCATTCCTTCCTGAGTTGGAAAATGTGAGTGAACTTAAGTCTGAGGATTATATTCTCAGGATGATCAAGCATGGGCGTGTATCTGCAAAAACCATCAGGAAGTGGCATCTCAACTTTATGATCGGTCATGGGGTGCAGGAGAGTGTTGCTGATTTTATTCAGGGAAGAGCAGCAGTTACTGTTGGGAGTGCCCATTATCTGAATAAAGTTAAACAAGCGACGGATTCTTATGGGTCTCTAATCTTGGAATATGTTGTTTGA
- a CDS encoding valine--tRNA ligase produces MSSPHTIPKTYDFREVEERWQRTWRDEDNFFDPDSTRPRFIIDTPPPYPTGNFHIGNALNWCYIDFIARYRRMCGYNVMFPQGWDCHGLPTEVKVEEIHGITKNDVSREEFRQMCRELTLGNIEKMRATLRACGFSTDWSHEYITMLPEYYGKTQLSFLRMLKSDYIYQSEHPVNYCTRCETAIAFAEVSYEPRQTKLNYFDFDGLEIATTRPELLAACVAVAVHPEDERYADLAGKSLRVPLFGHDVQVIRDEAVDPSFGSGAVMICTFGDKQDVHWWKEYDLPLRKAIDRTGRMTAICGSYEGMTAQECREAILAAMEKEGILKRQETLEQRVGTCWRCKTPIEILSERQWFIRIRPDEIMDAVQQIGWYPEHMRMRLENWVEQMEWDWCISRQRIFATPIPVWFCAQCGEMVLPEEGDLPVDPTSDAPKRPCPKCGSETFTGEQDVLDTWMDSSISVLNITGWDGSGTPSIFPAQIRPQGHDIIRTWAFYTVLRSVALTGQRPWDQILVNGMVLGEDGFKMSKSRNNIIAPEAILSEYGADAFRQWGAMGGATGQDIMFTWNDVVAASRFQTKMWNIMRFVLTQLERAPVTEGPVTGLLDRWLLEKLSGCIAEVTEALETYQFDQGLRAIRDFTRNILADDYIELVKGRLYSDDAERQSAARALTITIDALCRMIAPYVPHFAEECWSMFREGSVLKQEWPAVTFEDAGAGRLGDRVVALTAELRRYKHDLGLALNAPFGTLAIYTPEPVEDGGDVARALNASVVWRTGEPALEKVPAGVEFNMAVIGPALRKQARGFMKAVEALPPALLQNPPSTVSVDGEEIAVPENAFAPKFTYAVEGEAVDVRTIGDVTVTLRRQG; encoded by the coding sequence ATGTCATCCCCGCATACGATACCCAAAACCTACGACTTCCGGGAAGTGGAGGAACGGTGGCAGCGCACATGGCGCGACGAGGACAACTTCTTTGATCCCGACTCGACGCGGCCGCGGTTCATCATCGACACGCCGCCGCCCTATCCGACCGGCAATTTCCATATCGGCAATGCCCTGAACTGGTGTTATATCGATTTCATTGCGCGCTACAGGCGGATGTGCGGTTACAACGTGATGTTCCCGCAGGGATGGGACTGCCACGGCCTCCCCACCGAGGTGAAGGTGGAGGAGATCCATGGCATCACCAAAAACGATGTTTCCAGGGAGGAGTTCAGGCAGATGTGCCGTGAACTCACCCTCGGGAATATCGAGAAGATGCGCGCCACCCTCCGGGCCTGCGGTTTCTCCACCGACTGGAGCCATGAGTACATCACCATGCTCCCCGAATATTACGGGAAGACTCAGCTCTCCTTTTTGCGGATGCTGAAATCCGATTATATCTATCAGAGCGAGCATCCGGTGAACTACTGCACCCGCTGCGAAACGGCGATCGCCTTTGCCGAGGTCAGTTACGAACCGCGCCAGACAAAACTGAACTATTTCGATTTCGACGGTCTTGAGATCGCAACCACCCGCCCGGAACTCCTCGCCGCCTGTGTCGCCGTCGCCGTCCATCCGGAGGATGAGCGCTATGCGGACCTCGCCGGGAAATCCCTGCGTGTCCCCCTCTTTGGGCATGATGTGCAGGTGATCAGGGACGAGGCGGTCGATCCATCCTTTGGATCGGGCGCCGTGATGATCTGTACCTTCGGCGACAAGCAGGACGTCCACTGGTGGAAGGAGTATGACCTTCCCCTCAGAAAGGCGATCGACCGGACCGGGAGAATGACGGCGATCTGCGGGTCCTATGAGGGGATGACGGCACAGGAATGCCGGGAGGCGATCCTCGCCGCCATGGAGAAGGAGGGCATTCTCAAGCGCCAGGAGACGCTCGAGCAGCGGGTCGGCACCTGCTGGCGGTGCAAGACCCCGATCGAGATCCTCTCCGAGCGGCAGTGGTTCATCAGGATCCGCCCCGACGAGATCATGGATGCGGTGCAGCAGATTGGCTGGTACCCCGAGCATATGCGCATGCGCCTCGAGAACTGGGTGGAGCAGATGGAGTGGGACTGGTGCATCTCGCGTCAGCGGATCTTCGCCACGCCCATCCCGGTCTGGTTCTGTGCGCAATGCGGTGAGATGGTCCTCCCCGAGGAGGGCGATCTCCCGGTCGATCCGACCTCCGATGCCCCGAAGCGCCCGTGCCCGAAGTGCGGTTCTGAGACCTTCACCGGCGAACAGGACGTGCTGGACACCTGGATGGACTCCTCGATCTCGGTCCTGAACATCACCGGGTGGGACGGCAGCGGCACTCCCTCCATCTTCCCGGCACAGATCCGGCCGCAGGGCCATGACATCATCCGGACATGGGCCTTCTACACGGTGCTCCGCTCGGTTGCCCTGACCGGTCAGAGGCCCTGGGACCAGATCCTTGTCAACGGCATGGTGCTCGGCGAGGACGGGTTCAAGATGTCCAAGAGCCGGAATAACATCATCGCCCCGGAGGCGATCCTCTCCGAGTACGGCGCCGACGCCTTCCGTCAGTGGGGGGCGATGGGCGGGGCCACCGGTCAGGATATCATGTTCACCTGGAACGATGTCGTCGCTGCCTCCCGTTTCCAGACGAAGATGTGGAACATCATGCGCTTTGTGCTGACGCAGCTGGAGCGCGCACCCGTCACCGAGGGCCCGGTCACCGGACTGCTGGACCGCTGGCTGCTTGAAAAGCTCTCCGGGTGTATTGCCGAGGTGACGGAGGCCCTTGAGACCTACCAGTTCGATCAGGGGCTCCGGGCGATCCGCGACTTCACCAGGAATATCCTTGCCGACGATTACATCGAACTGGTCAAGGGGCGTCTCTACTCCGACGACGCCGAACGCCAGAGCGCCGCCCGCGCCCTGACTATCACCATCGACGCTCTCTGCAGGATGATTGCGCCCTATGTGCCGCACTTTGCCGAGGAATGCTGGTCGATGTTCCGGGAGGGGAGCGTCCTGAAGCAGGAATGGCCCGCCGTCACCTTCGAGGACGCCGGGGCCGGGCGTCTCGGCGACCGGGTGGTCGCCCTCACGGCCGAACTCAGGCGCTACAAGCACGACCTCGGTCTGGCGCTGAACGCCCCGTTCGGCACCCTGGCCATCTACACCCCGGAGCCGGTCGAGGACGGCGGGGACGTGGCCCGGGCCCTGAACGCCTCGGTGGTCTGGCGGACCGGAGAACCGGCACTGGAGAAGGTTCCGGCAGGTGTGGAGTTCAATATGGCCGTGATCGGTCCTGCCCTCAGAAAGCAGGCCCGGGGCTTCATGAAGGCCGTCGAGGCCCTGCCGCCCGCGCTCCTCCAGAACCCGCCGTCGACGGTCAGCGTGGACGGCGAGGAGATTGCCGTTCCCGAGAACGCATTCGCGCCGAAGTTCACCTATGCGGTGGAGGGCGAGGCCGTCGATGTGCGGACCATCGGCGACGTCACCGTCACCCTCCGCCGCCAGGGCTGA
- a CDS encoding DUF92 domain-containing protein, which yields MIRESGPALATILALIGIMVAPLIQPAWLLSLLVILFSGVLLLIKGTRFFSISIIVIAALYGVGYLSIAVFGATLAIVVIGESAFRLSGNRTRSYIPFILVGFAAALLAMYYVGEFLPLTALLGVLVAVLLHAALTGRDDALMIEALGAAMAMQLFYEIDYSVDLPILALAAFIAFLFGYTAYRLRAADLSGLFSGAIIGLLLIVFADVRWFFIMLVFFVVGSAATKFRYREKNTLGVAQSHGGVRGYFNVFANGLVGTAGAVLWGITGHPACIGLFLGSVASAAADTVASEIGVMGGDPYLITTLERVSPGTNGGVTLLGEAVALGAAVIVSLSAWALGVADPAIAVIGIVAGFVGTNVDSLIGATLENRGVFGNAGTNLVATLSGGVFAMVLVALI from the coding sequence ATGATACGGGAGTCGGGCCCGGCGCTCGCCACAATCCTCGCCCTCATCGGGATTATGGTAGCCCCTCTGATCCAGCCCGCATGGCTTCTCTCCCTGCTGGTTATCCTGTTTTCAGGTGTTCTTCTCCTGATCAAGGGAACCCGTTTCTTCTCCATCTCGATCATTGTTATCGCCGCCCTCTACGGCGTCGGATATCTTTCGATTGCCGTTTTCGGCGCCACGCTTGCCATCGTCGTGATCGGTGAGTCGGCCTTCAGGCTCAGCGGCAACCGCACCCGGTCCTATATCCCCTTCATCCTGGTCGGTTTTGCAGCGGCGCTGCTGGCGATGTACTATGTCGGGGAATTTCTCCCCCTCACGGCCCTTCTCGGCGTTCTGGTGGCCGTGCTGCTCCACGCCGCCCTCACCGGCAGGGACGACGCCCTGATGATCGAGGCGCTGGGGGCGGCGATGGCGATGCAGCTCTTCTATGAGATCGATTATTCGGTGGACCTCCCGATACTCGCCCTGGCGGCGTTCATCGCCTTTCTCTTCGGCTACACCGCCTACCGTCTCAGGGCCGCCGATCTCTCCGGCCTCTTCTCCGGCGCCATCATCGGTCTGCTGCTCATCGTGTTCGCCGATGTGCGCTGGTTCTTCATCATGCTCGTCTTCTTCGTCGTCGGTTCGGCGGCGACGAAGTTCAGGTACCGGGAGAAGAATACGCTCGGCGTCGCCCAGTCCCATGGTGGCGTCCGGGGATATTTCAACGTGTTTGCAAACGGTCTGGTCGGCACCGCCGGCGCCGTGCTCTGGGGGATCACCGGGCATCCTGCATGTATCGGGCTTTTCCTGGGGAGCGTCGCCTCCGCAGCGGCCGACACCGTGGCCTCTGAGATCGGTGTGATGGGGGGTGACCCCTACCTGATCACCACCCTCGAGCGTGTCAGTCCCGGGACAAACGGGGGCGTCACCCTTCTCGGTGAGGCGGTGGCGCTCGGAGCGGCGGTGATCGTCTCCCTCTCGGCATGGGCGCTCGGCGTGGCCGATCCCGCAATCGCCGTCATCGGGATTGTCGCCGGATTTGTGGGCACGAACGTGGACAGTCTGATCGGCGCCACACTTGAAAACCGGGGCGTCTTCGGGAACGCGGGCACCAACCTCGTGGCCACCCTCTCAGGGGGAGTGTTCGCGATGGTGCTCGTGGCGCTGATCTGA
- a CDS encoding DUF7847 domain-containing protein, translating to MVLHSLREALSLLIRMPIIWLSGIVAGAAVGIDLYLELSGEAFFGGKILLLGLLALPFCMAGSIGAINRAEGSLEVFLEEGRKGYFRVLLPALVLLFAVIVTIFLLAVPLSIILGGNAIEAAASTALGVIFTFALFAYFTDTTAVTGGHGVFASIQQSTVFVLSHLSSTILFYLANLAALCALGFGGVFVWTVLLYDRLAPLAESGDLVIVNTTSAAAAQAEFAAILGPEGIWASALVYALIIAVFVPFALAFKTVFYLRHAGEMEAPVQGEYDEKGRWYKY from the coding sequence ATGGTCCTGCACTCCCTCAGGGAGGCCTTGAGCCTCCTCATCCGGATGCCGATTATCTGGCTCTCCGGCATCGTCGCCGGCGCCGCTGTTGGAATTGACCTCTATCTCGAACTGAGTGGAGAGGCATTCTTCGGCGGCAAGATCCTCCTTCTCGGGCTGCTGGCCCTTCCGTTCTGTATGGCCGGCAGCATCGGGGCGATCAACCGCGCCGAGGGGAGCCTGGAGGTGTTCCTGGAGGAGGGGCGGAAGGGATATTTCCGGGTGCTCCTTCCCGCGCTCGTCCTCCTCTTTGCTGTCATCGTGACGATATTCCTCCTTGCAGTGCCCCTCTCGATCATCCTGGGCGGGAACGCCATAGAGGCGGCTGCATCCACGGCGCTCGGCGTGATCTTCACCTTCGCCCTGTTCGCCTATTTCACCGATACGACGGCGGTCACCGGAGGACATGGTGTGTTTGCCTCGATCCAGCAGAGCACGGTATTTGTGCTCTCCCACCTCTCGAGCACCATCCTGTTCTATCTTGCCAACCTTGCCGCCCTCTGTGCCCTCGGGTTTGGCGGTGTGTTCGTCTGGACGGTCCTGCTCTATGATCGCCTCGCACCTCTGGCCGAGAGCGGCGATCTGGTCATCGTCAATACGACCAGTGCGGCGGCGGCGCAGGCAGAGTTCGCCGCCATCCTGGGACCTGAGGGGATCTGGGCGAGCGCCCTTGTCTATGCCCTGATCATTGCCGTATTCGTCCCCTTCGCCCTTGCGTTCAAGACTGTCTTCTATCTCCGTCATGCCGGTGAGATGGAAGCGCCGGTGCAGGGGGAGTACGACGAAAAGGGACGATGGTATAAGTATTAA
- a CDS encoding pyruvate kinase alpha/beta domain-containing protein — protein MGYITRNTYYFDAPGEENTADAARFAVERAQETNIGTIVVASTSGYTARQFLEAMEGTDLRLVVVTHVVGFSAPGVWDFDTETADLLRAGGATIVTGTHVLSGLERSISRSPRLGGGSRTEAIAEALRRTVAVGLKVAVECALIAADQGAIGVTDEVIAVGGTASGADTVCVIRPSHTASYFDLQVREIVAMPRNR, from the coding sequence ATGGGCTATATTACGAGGAATACCTATTATTTCGATGCGCCGGGGGAGGAGAACACGGCTGATGCAGCCAGGTTCGCCGTCGAACGGGCTCAGGAGACAAATATCGGCACGATCGTCGTTGCGAGCACCTCCGGGTACACCGCCCGCCAGTTCCTTGAAGCGATGGAGGGGACCGACCTGCGCCTTGTTGTGGTGACGCATGTGGTCGGCTTTTCTGCGCCCGGCGTCTGGGATTTTGACACTGAGACGGCAGACCTCCTGCGGGCCGGCGGTGCAACGATCGTCACCGGCACCCATGTTCTTTCCGGGCTTGAACGCTCGATCTCACGCTCTCCAAGACTCGGGGGCGGATCGCGCACCGAGGCGATCGCCGAGGCGCTCAGGCGGACTGTTGCCGTGGGATTGAAGGTGGCGGTGGAGTGCGCCCTCATCGCCGCCGATCAGGGTGCGATCGGCGTGACCGATGAGGTGATCGCCGTCGGCGGTACGGCCAGCGGTGCGGACACGGTCTGCGTGATCCGTCCGTCGCATACGGCCTCCTACTTTGACCTGCAGGTGCGCGAGATCGTCGCCATGCCCAGGAACAGGTGA
- a CDS encoding redox-regulated ATPase YchF, whose protein sequence is MITLALAGKPNCGKSTFFKAATMAQVEIANYPFTTIDANNGVAYVRTRCPCQDLGINGCGNCTGGVRFVPVALIDVAGLVPDAHKGRGLGNQFLDNLRQADAIIHVVDASGATDAEGNPVDPGSHDPREDIRFLEHEMTMWVVGILGKHWPRLQRQAQQRTFDIIDGVADVLAGLGITYEDVKDTADELGIDLRRTGEEDLEPFCERLLQRTKPVLFIGNKMDTATPEMLSGLKDLGAVPVSAAAELAVRMAADGGFIEYVPGDPSFAIKPETNLSAQQRAGLEKIAVLMAEHGGTGVQGVIDRAVYELLDQIVVYPVEDEHHYTDKQGRVLPDAFLMRRGSTPRDLAFRVHSDIGEGFLYAVDARSGMRIKESTELKDGDIIKIVSTKK, encoded by the coding sequence ATGATTACGCTTGCACTCGCCGGCAAACCGAACTGCGGCAAATCCACCTTTTTCAAGGCCGCGACGATGGCGCAGGTCGAGATCGCCAATTATCCCTTCACCACCATTGACGCCAATAACGGCGTTGCATATGTGCGCACCCGCTGCCCGTGCCAGGACCTCGGGATCAATGGGTGCGGGAACTGTACCGGGGGGGTCCGGTTCGTCCCGGTCGCCCTCATCGATGTCGCCGGACTCGTCCCGGACGCCCACAAGGGGCGAGGGCTTGGCAACCAGTTTCTCGACAATCTCCGGCAGGCCGACGCCATCATCCATGTGGTGGACGCCAGCGGGGCCACCGATGCGGAGGGCAATCCGGTCGATCCGGGCAGCCATGATCCACGGGAGGATATCCGCTTCCTCGAGCACGAGATGACGATGTGGGTCGTCGGCATCCTGGGCAAACACTGGCCGCGGCTCCAGCGGCAGGCGCAGCAGCGGACCTTTGACATCATCGATGGCGTCGCCGACGTTCTGGCGGGCCTCGGGATCACCTATGAGGACGTGAAGGATACGGCAGACGAACTCGGGATCGATCTCAGGCGGACCGGAGAGGAGGACCTCGAACCCTTCTGCGAACGCCTGCTCCAGCGCACAAAACCGGTGCTGTTCATCGGGAACAAGATGGATACCGCCACGCCCGAAATGCTCTCCGGGCTGAAGGACCTCGGCGCCGTCCCGGTGAGCGCGGCGGCAGAACTCGCCGTCCGGATGGCCGCAGACGGCGGGTTCATCGAGTATGTCCCGGGCGATCCATCGTTCGCCATCAAACCGGAGACAAACCTCTCGGCGCAACAGCGGGCAGGACTCGAAAAGATCGCCGTTCTGATGGCGGAGCACGGGGGCACCGGCGTCCAGGGCGTGATCGACCGCGCCGTCTACGAACTCCTGGACCAGATCGTCGTCTACCCCGTGGAGGACGAGCACCACTACACCGACAAACAGGGGAGGGTGCTTCCTGACGCCTTCCTGATGCGCAGGGGTTCCACCCCCAGAGACCTGGCCTTCCGCGTTCACTCCGACATCGGTGAGGGTTTCCTGTATGCCGTCGATGCCCGGAGCGGGATGCGGATCAAGGAGAGCACCGAACTCAAGGACGGCGATATCATCAAGATCGTGAGCACGAAAAAGTGA
- the tnpB gene encoding IS200/IS605 family element RNA-guided endonuclease TnpB — translation MLQAYMYRMYPSQEQVALLMKHIHACRFVYNHSLEQKIRVYEQEGRTLSCFDLNNRLPALKEDYPWLKEVNSQSLQSANKNLDNAFSRFFREKKGFPRFKSKKNPVQSFQVPQSYSVDFDQRWIKLPKISTIRTIFHRVFTGKMKYATVSVTSTGKWFVSILVDDGKNEPDPAPFTLDTTLGIDVGLKHFATLSTGEKIENPRHLKTSLQRLKVLQRRVSRKKKGSKNREKAIQKLARCHEKIANQRNDFLHKVSFRVVSENQAIAVESLNVGGMMKNHLLAQGIGDVSWYAFFTMLEYKCRRYGKTFLKIGRFDPCSKICNTCGYLKRDLALSDRGWVCPDCGAHHDRDINAAINIKKFALQEQNLVGVSGAGRTGEPVDLPQ, via the coding sequence ATGCTCCAGGCTTACATGTATCGGATGTATCCTTCTCAGGAGCAGGTCGCTCTCCTCATGAAGCACATCCATGCCTGTCGGTTTGTGTACAATCATTCTCTGGAGCAGAAGATCCGAGTATATGAGCAGGAAGGTCGAACACTCTCCTGTTTCGACCTGAACAACCGTCTCCCGGCTCTCAAGGAAGATTATCCGTGGCTCAAAGAGGTCAATTCTCAATCTCTCCAGAGTGCAAACAAAAATCTCGATAATGCTTTCAGTCGGTTTTTCCGGGAGAAAAAAGGATTTCCACGGTTCAAGTCAAAGAAAAATCCTGTGCAGTCTTTTCAGGTGCCTCAGAGTTACTCCGTGGACTTCGATCAGAGATGGATCAAACTCCCGAAGATCAGTACGATTAGAACCATCTTTCACCGTGTCTTCACCGGGAAGATGAAGTATGCCACTGTCTCCGTGACTTCGACGGGAAAGTGGTTCGTCAGCATTCTTGTCGATGATGGGAAAAACGAACCTGACCCCGCACCTTTCACTCTGGACACCACGCTCGGGATCGATGTTGGGCTGAAGCACTTTGCGACCCTTTCCACCGGAGAGAAGATTGAGAACCCTCGACACCTGAAGACCTCCCTTCAGCGGTTGAAGGTGTTGCAGCGGCGAGTATCCCGGAAGAAGAAAGGATCCAAGAATCGGGAGAAGGCGATCCAGAAACTTGCCCGGTGCCATGAAAAAATCGCCAACCAACGTAACGATTTTCTGCACAAAGTCTCTTTTCGAGTTGTGAGCGAGAACCAAGCCATTGCAGTGGAATCGTTGAATGTTGGTGGGATGATGAAGAACCATCTTCTGGCACAGGGGATTGGAGATGTTTCGTGGTACGCTTTCTTCACGATGCTGGAATACAAGTGTCGGAGGTACGGGAAGACTTTCCTGAAGATCGGGAGATTCGATCCCTGCTCGAAGATATGCAATACTTGTGGATATCTTAAACGGGATCTTGCCCTCTCTGACAGGGGATGGGTCTGTCCTGATTGTGGTGCTCATCACGACCGCGATATCAACGCGGCGATCAATATCAAGAAGTTCGCCCTGCAAGAGCAGAATCTTGTTGGGGTATCAGGTGCGGGACGCACCGGAGAGCCTGTGGACTTGCCTCAGTAG